One genomic window of Monodelphis domestica isolate mMonDom1 chromosome 1, mMonDom1.pri, whole genome shotgun sequence includes the following:
- the LOC100013418 gene encoding LOW QUALITY PROTEIN: ras suppressor protein 1-like (The sequence of the model RefSeq protein was modified relative to this genomic sequence to represent the inferred CDS: inserted 2 bases in 1 codon) — MSKSLKKLVEESPEKNQPEVDMCHRDISNMLEVHGLFTLSHISQLVLSHNKLTTVPXNMVELKNLEVLNFFNNQIEELPTQFSSLQKLKHLNLGMNRLNTLPRGFGSLPTLEVLDLSYNNLNENSLPGNFYLTTLCALYRSDNDFEILPPDIGKFTKLQIVSLRDNDMISLPKETGELTQLKELHIQGNPLTVLPPELGNLDLTGQKQVLNAENHPWVKPIADQFQLRVSHVFEYIRSETYKYLYGRHMQENPEPPKKNNDKSKKISWKPLTAKNK, encoded by the exons ATGTCCAAGTCTTTGAAGAAGCTGGTGGAGGAAAGTCCGGAGAAGAACCAGCCCGAGGTGGACATGTGTCACCGCGACATCTCCAACATGCTGGAAGTCCATGGCTTGTTTACTTTATCCCACATTTCACAACTGGTTCTCAGCCACAACAAGCTAACAACTGTGCC AAACATGGTAGAACTGAAGAATCTGGAAGTACTGAACTTTTTCAATAACCAGATTGAAGAGCTGCCCACGCAGTTCAGCAGCCTCCAGAAACTCAAACACCTGAACCTTGGTATGAACAGGCTAAATACTTTGCCCCGAGGATTTGGCTCCTTACCAACCCTGGAGGTCCTTGACTTGAGTTATAACAACTTGAATGAAAATTCTCTTCCTGGAAACTTCTACCTTACCACCCTGTGTGCACTTTATCGAAGTGACAACGATTTTGAAATCCTGCCACCAGATATTGGGAAGTTCACAAAGTTGCAGATAGTCAGCCTTAGGGATAATGACATGATATCACTGCCAAAAGAAACTGGAGAACTTACGCAACTGAAAGAACTACACATCCAAGGGAACCCCCTGACTGTCCTTCCCCCTGAGCTTGGAAACTTGGATTTAACAGGACAGAAGCAGGTCTTGAACGCAGAAAATCATCCCTGGGTTAAGCCAATTGCTGACCAGTTCCAGCTCAGAGTGTCTCATGTCTTTGAATACATCCGTTCTGAAACATACAAGTACCTCTATGGCAGACACATGCAGGAAAACCCAGAGCCTCCAAAGAAGAATAATGACAAATCAAAGAAGATCAGCTGGAAACCCCTGACAGCCAAGAACAAATAA